A window from Rhizosphaericola mali encodes these proteins:
- a CDS encoding ABC transporter ATP-binding protein — MQFLEVHNISKLIGKTEALKKVSFQQEKSENVAIIGETGSGKSTLLKIIGGLIQTDNGYAALYNKKILGPDEKLIAGHEKIAYLSQHFDLPIHLRVEQALEYANTLEENVAKDLYKICHINHLLKRKTNQLSGGEKQRIALARLISMQPELLLLDEPYSNLDPIHKSTLQTIIQAIQAKWNISVLMVSHNPKDILAWADKIIVMQNGEIVQQGSPEEIYRTPANLYIAQLTGNYNIIKSGIKNFLSKITEVEKHKIIVVRPESFSIVDAENANLKGKITEVHFMGAQYELVVSIDQTLVKITTPFRYFKAGNSIDIYLSPKDIIYLNE, encoded by the coding sequence ATGCAGTTTTTAGAAGTACACAATATATCCAAATTGATAGGAAAAACAGAAGCTCTCAAAAAGGTTTCCTTTCAACAAGAAAAAAGTGAAAATGTCGCTATTATTGGCGAAACAGGCTCTGGAAAAAGTACCTTATTAAAAATTATTGGTGGTCTTATTCAAACAGATAATGGATACGCAGCACTGTATAACAAAAAGATTTTAGGCCCTGACGAAAAGCTTATCGCTGGACATGAAAAAATTGCGTATTTGTCGCAACATTTTGATCTTCCCATTCATTTACGTGTGGAGCAAGCATTGGAATATGCCAATACGCTAGAGGAAAATGTAGCAAAAGATTTATACAAAATCTGTCACATTAACCATCTATTAAAACGCAAAACCAATCAATTATCAGGAGGAGAGAAGCAACGTATTGCTTTGGCTCGCTTGATCTCTATGCAACCGGAATTGTTATTGTTGGATGAGCCATATTCTAACTTGGATCCAATTCACAAGTCCACGCTTCAGACTATAATTCAAGCAATTCAGGCAAAATGGAATATTTCCGTTTTGATGGTTTCCCATAATCCAAAAGACATTTTGGCTTGGGCAGATAAAATTATAGTGATGCAAAATGGCGAGATTGTACAACAAGGATCACCTGAAGAAATATACAGAACTCCTGCTAATCTTTACATAGCGCAATTGACAGGTAACTATAATATTATCAAATCCGGAATTAAAAACTTTTTATCGAAAATTACAGAAGTAGAAAAACATAAAATTATAGTTGTGCGTCCAGAATCATTTTCTATAGTGGATGCAGAAAATGCGAATCTAAAAGGAAAAATTACAGAAGTACACTTTATGGGTGCACAATATGAATTGGTCGTGTCTATAGATCAAACCTTAGTAAAAATAACTACGCCATTTAGATATTTTAAAGCAGGAAATTCGATTGATATCTATTTGTCGCCTAAGGATATTATTTATTTGAATGAATAA
- a CDS encoding C40 family peptidase, which translates to MSIQAQSLQQSTIDSISNKIWANIQPDKQSNFFESKLLEDGSVSIVSTDQNAINLLKSQLPKGINTHEKLLPVAFANGKNYGIVNLSVSNHRAAPAQRSELVTQALLGTSVEILDTIDGYFICKTPDNYISYAEGAGIFPVTRAEQEKWNATPKIIYNEKYGTTYSESSKKSMPVSDLVAGDLLEYLGKKGKFYEVRYPDGKTAFVSKKEAMPYAKWLKTRKPDFDHVLASAESLLGTPYLWGGTSTKGVDCSGFMRTSFFLNGIYLDRDASQQALNGESIDIQVNGKVDLQKAIKTLQKGDLMFFGTKRKDGSDKVTHVAMYIGDGKYIQATGFVKISSLYPDASDYDAYHGSQFLSARRVFNKLGTKGLEYLK; encoded by the coding sequence ATGTCAATACAAGCTCAATCATTGCAACAATCTACGATCGATAGTATTTCTAATAAAATATGGGCAAACATTCAACCAGATAAACAATCTAATTTTTTTGAATCAAAATTGTTAGAAGATGGATCTGTAAGTATTGTCTCTACAGATCAAAATGCCATCAACCTGTTGAAAAGTCAATTACCCAAAGGAATCAATACACATGAGAAGTTATTGCCTGTAGCATTTGCCAATGGTAAAAACTATGGAATTGTCAATCTTTCCGTAAGCAATCATAGAGCGGCTCCAGCGCAGCGTTCGGAATTGGTTACACAGGCATTATTGGGGACTTCTGTAGAAATTTTGGATACAATAGATGGTTATTTTATATGTAAAACTCCCGATAATTATATTTCTTATGCAGAGGGTGCGGGCATTTTTCCTGTAACAAGAGCCGAACAAGAAAAATGGAATGCCACTCCTAAAATTATTTATAATGAAAAATATGGAACCACTTATTCGGAATCTTCTAAAAAGTCGATGCCCGTATCGGATCTGGTAGCAGGCGATTTATTGGAATATTTGGGTAAAAAAGGAAAGTTTTACGAAGTAAGATATCCAGATGGTAAAACCGCTTTTGTATCTAAAAAAGAAGCTATGCCTTATGCAAAATGGCTCAAAACTAGAAAGCCAGACTTTGATCATGTGTTAGCTTCTGCAGAGTCTCTTTTAGGTACGCCTTATTTATGGGGTGGAACTTCCACTAAAGGGGTGGATTGTAGCGGATTTATGCGCACGAGCTTTTTCTTGAATGGTATTTATTTGGATCGTGATGCTTCTCAACAAGCATTAAATGGAGAATCAATTGATATTCAGGTAAATGGAAAAGTTGATTTGCAAAAAGCTATTAAAACGTTACAAAAAGGTGACTTGATGTTTTTCGGCACGAAAAGAAAGGATGGTTCGGATAAAGTGACGCACGTCGCCATGTATATTGGAGATGGAAAGTATATACAAGCTACAGGATTTGTTAAAATTTCTAGTTTGTACCCCGATGCATCCGATTATGATGCTTATCATGGAAGCCAATTTTTAAGTGCGAGAAGAGTATTTAATAAATTGGGAACCAAAGGATTAGAATATTTGAAATAA
- the guaB gene encoding IMP dehydrogenase — MATKKSSSETNRDYEQRLFGTGLTFDDVLLMPGYSDVLPKEVSIKSQLTKEISLNLPILSSAMDTVTEASLAIALAREGGIGILHKNMTIEQQAEQVRKVKRSESGLILDPITLHEDATIGDALGLMRENKIGGIPIVDSKKLLVGILTNRDLRFETKKAKKVSEVMTSENLITAKEGIDLKKAEKILHQYKIEKLPVVGKKGELIGLVTYRDILQLKNFPNSIKDNYGRLLVGAALGITQDMLERAEALINVGVDIVGLDSAHGHSKGVIDSLQLLKKTFPKLQVIAGNVATAAGAKALADAGADAVKVGIGPGSICTTRIVAGAGVPQLTAIMETSNALKGTGIPIIGDGGIRYTGDMVKALAAGAQTVMMGSIFAGVEESPGETIIYEGRKFKQYRGMGSIGAMSMANGSKDRYFQESNDAKKLVPEGIEGRVPYKGYLHEVIAQFIGGLRSGMGYCGARTVEDLQKATFVQITNAGMQESHAHDIDITKEAPNYSRR; from the coding sequence ATGGCAACGAAAAAATCCTCTTCAGAAACCAATCGTGATTACGAACAACGATTGTTTGGTACAGGCCTTACATTTGATGACGTACTGTTAATGCCTGGATACAGCGATGTTTTACCAAAAGAAGTAAGCATCAAAAGTCAATTAACTAAAGAAATTTCCCTGAATTTACCCATTTTATCCTCTGCGATGGATACTGTTACAGAAGCAAGTCTGGCTATCGCATTGGCGAGAGAAGGTGGTATCGGTATTCTGCATAAGAATATGACGATCGAGCAACAGGCGGAGCAAGTGCGTAAGGTCAAAAGAAGTGAGAGCGGTTTGATCCTTGATCCGATTACTTTACATGAAGATGCTACGATCGGAGATGCATTGGGCTTGATGAGAGAAAATAAGATTGGTGGTATTCCAATAGTAGATTCAAAAAAATTATTAGTCGGCATTCTTACAAATCGTGATTTACGTTTTGAAACTAAAAAAGCTAAAAAAGTTTCTGAAGTGATGACTTCCGAAAACTTAATTACCGCGAAAGAAGGTATCGATCTTAAAAAAGCAGAAAAAATTCTACATCAATATAAAATTGAGAAACTTCCGGTTGTAGGTAAAAAAGGTGAATTAATTGGATTGGTTACTTATAGAGATATTTTACAATTGAAAAATTTCCCTAATAGTATCAAAGATAATTATGGTAGATTATTGGTGGGGGCCGCATTGGGTATCACACAAGATATGCTAGAAAGAGCTGAGGCTTTGATCAATGTAGGTGTAGACATAGTTGGTTTGGATAGTGCACATGGCCATAGTAAAGGTGTTATAGATTCTTTACAACTATTGAAAAAAACTTTCCCTAAATTACAAGTTATCGCAGGTAATGTTGCTACTGCTGCTGGTGCGAAAGCTTTGGCTGATGCAGGTGCGGATGCGGTGAAAGTGGGTATCGGACCTGGTTCTATTTGTACTACACGTATTGTTGCAGGAGCTGGCGTACCACAATTGACAGCAATTATGGAAACCTCGAATGCTTTGAAAGGAACCGGAATTCCTATAATTGGAGATGGAGGTATTCGTTATACAGGAGATATGGTTAAGGCCTTAGCTGCTGGTGCACAGACTGTTATGATGGGTAGTATTTTTGCAGGAGTGGAAGAAAGCCCTGGAGAAACGATCATTTACGAAGGTCGTAAATTCAAACAATACCGCGGTATGGGTAGTATTGGTGCTATGTCTATGGCCAATGGTAGTAAAGATCGTTATTTCCAAGAAAGTAATGATGCCAAAAAATTAGTACCAGAAGGTATTGAAGGTCGTGTACCTTACAAAGGTTATTTGCATGAAGTGATTGCTCAATTCATTGGTGGTTTGAGGTCAGGAATGGGATATTGCGGTGCTCGCACTGTAGAAGATTTGCAAAAAGCAACTTTTGTTCAGATTACGAATGCAGGTATGCAAGAAAGTCACGCTCATGATATTGATATTACGAAAGAGGCACCTAACTATAGTAGGAGATAA
- the dprA gene encoding DNA-processing protein DprA: MNLTEKHYQLALTKVPNIGPVQMKQLLDIVPSAKDLFTMSIKELLTIESMGVVKAKAFKAFDSWDEIENEYDFIEKFNIELIFINDPQYPYRLRQISDPPTILFKRGNTSLNPEKCISIIGTRDNTNYGKTITEKLIQTLQSLDVTVYSGLALGIDTIAHKSSLDNQLSTIGVLGHGFKHLYPYENKKLAEDILNNNGGLITEFFHSTIPDRFNFPLRNRIVAGISDATIVIETAMKGGSMITAHLASDYNRDVFAVPGKISDIKSQGCNQLIGDNHAEIFISPEYFIEKMNWSVKQTKPQIQRQFFPDLTPLEERIVQLLRNLSIVSIDEIQQNISETPSVIAGALLNMELSGVIKTLPGKMYELL, encoded by the coding sequence ATGAACCTAACTGAAAAACATTACCAACTCGCTTTGACGAAAGTGCCCAATATTGGGCCTGTGCAGATGAAACAATTACTGGATATTGTTCCTAGTGCAAAAGATCTGTTTACCATGTCAATAAAGGAACTATTGACTATAGAAAGTATGGGAGTTGTAAAAGCAAAAGCCTTTAAAGCATTTGATAGTTGGGATGAAATTGAGAATGAATATGATTTTATAGAGAAGTTCAATATCGAATTAATTTTTATAAATGATCCCCAATACCCATATAGACTCCGGCAAATTTCCGATCCTCCAACTATACTATTTAAAAGAGGAAATACGTCATTGAATCCTGAAAAATGTATCAGCATTATCGGGACAAGAGATAATACGAACTATGGAAAAACGATTACTGAAAAATTAATACAAACATTACAGAGTTTAGATGTGACTGTATATAGTGGATTGGCACTTGGGATTGATACTATTGCGCATAAGTCAAGTTTGGATAATCAACTATCCACTATTGGTGTTCTTGGTCATGGATTCAAACATTTGTATCCATATGAAAATAAAAAACTGGCAGAAGATATTCTAAATAATAATGGAGGTTTAATTACGGAGTTTTTTCATAGTACGATTCCTGATCGCTTTAATTTTCCATTGAGAAATAGGATTGTTGCAGGTATATCAGATGCAACTATAGTTATTGAAACAGCGATGAAAGGCGGCAGCATGATTACCGCACATCTAGCAAGTGACTATAATCGTGATGTATTCGCCGTTCCAGGCAAAATTTCGGATATAAAAAGTCAAGGTTGTAATCAGTTAATTGGAGATAATCATGCAGAAATTTTTATTTCACCTGAATATTTTATTGAAAAAATGAATTGGTCTGTAAAGCAAACCAAACCTCAAATTCAACGACAATTTTTCCCAGATTTAACACCTTTAGAAGAACGTATTGTACAATTATTAAGAAATCTATCCATTGTCTCAATAGATGAAATTCAACAAAATATATCCGAAACACCGAGTGTTATCGCAGGTGCGCTTTTGAATATGGAACTGTCTGGTGTTATAAAAACATTGCCCGGGAAAATGTATGAATTACTTTGA
- a CDS encoding GLPGLI family protein, protein MRFVYITILILLTNYGIFAQKIQFNYRAKYNLKYRLDSTNHHFSETQFILFFNNEQSYFRSFQRYAWDSVENTTMKNATIQEKMGVMMKYYSDFPYKIIETPYKNEVTYKENILYAPTRDIHTEYKENFKIHWKIGKENKKIKNFNCTIAECNLFGRHWTAWFSTDYPYPYGPYKFYGLPGLILSIEDDVKDYVFELYYISPENYTFKNIEDGKPLLVSKKEFLNMYEEYNYTSKKNDGIQFGDPKDSIYENSPAYFEKRRKRRSNALELKPFSY, encoded by the coding sequence ATGCGTTTTGTTTATATTACAATATTGATTTTATTAACAAATTATGGCATTTTTGCTCAAAAAATACAATTTAATTATCGTGCAAAATACAATTTAAAATATCGTCTAGATTCAACCAATCATCATTTTAGCGAAACACAATTCATCTTATTTTTCAATAATGAACAATCTTATTTTAGATCTTTTCAAAGATATGCTTGGGATAGTGTAGAAAATACGACTATGAAAAATGCGACGATCCAAGAAAAAATGGGGGTTATGATGAAATACTATTCAGACTTCCCGTATAAAATAATAGAAACGCCATACAAAAATGAGGTCACTTATAAAGAAAACATACTCTACGCTCCTACTCGTGACATCCATACAGAGTATAAAGAAAACTTTAAAATTCATTGGAAAATAGGAAAAGAAAATAAGAAAATTAAAAACTTTAATTGTACAATAGCAGAATGTAATTTATTTGGAAGACATTGGACAGCATGGTTTTCAACAGATTACCCATACCCATATGGGCCTTATAAGTTTTATGGATTACCAGGTTTAATCCTATCAATTGAAGATGATGTAAAGGACTATGTATTTGAATTGTATTATATCTCTCCTGAAAATTATACATTCAAAAATATTGAGGACGGTAAACCTTTACTCGTATCTAAAAAAGAATTCCTAAATATGTATGAAGAATACAATTACACTTCTAAAAAAAATGACGGTATCCAATTTGGAGATCCGAAAGATTCCATTTACGAAAATAGCCCAGCATACTTTGAAAAAAGAAGAAAAAGAAGAAGCAATGCATTAGAACTAAAACCTTTTAGCTATTAG
- a CDS encoding GLPGLI family protein — protein MRTYLLLLLFSLNSIHLFAQNQKEIKFDYRAKYNLKYRLDSTSKHISQTQFILFFNNEQSYFRSFQRYAWDSVENTTMKNASLQEKMGVMMKYYSDFIYNITTFPANNEVLYKEDILYVPTHDIHTEYKENFKIHWKISNEAKKIKNFNCTKAECNLFGRHWTAWFSIDHPFPFGPYKFYGLPGLIISLEDDAKDYQFNLYYLSPENYTFKDNSDAKPLLVTKKEFLNMYEEYNYTSKKEDGVHYVDPKDSIKFTSPEYYKKLKMQRSNALELKPFSY, from the coding sequence ATGAGAACCTATTTACTATTGTTGCTTTTCAGTCTTAATAGCATACATCTATTTGCACAAAATCAGAAAGAAATAAAATTTGATTATCGTGCCAAATACAATTTAAAATATCGCCTTGATTCTACATCGAAGCATATAAGCCAAACACAATTCATCTTATTTTTCAATAATGAACAATCTTATTTCAGATCGTTTCAAAGATATGCTTGGGATAGCGTAGAAAATACGACGATGAAAAACGCCTCACTCCAAGAAAAAATGGGGGTTATGATGAAATATTATTCAGATTTTATTTATAATATAACTACTTTTCCCGCCAATAATGAAGTTTTATATAAAGAAGATATACTCTATGTGCCTACTCATGACATCCACACAGAATATAAAGAAAACTTTAAAATCCACTGGAAGATTAGCAATGAAGCAAAAAAAATAAAAAACTTTAATTGTACAAAAGCGGAATGCAATTTATTTGGCAGACATTGGACCGCTTGGTTTTCTATAGATCATCCATTTCCCTTTGGACCTTATAAATTTTACGGATTGCCTGGCCTGATTATTTCATTAGAAGACGACGCAAAAGATTATCAATTTAATTTATACTATCTATCTCCCGAAAATTATACGTTCAAAGACAATTCGGACGCTAAACCATTACTTGTTACGAAAAAGGAATTTCTAAATATGTATGAAGAATATAATTATACATCAAAAAAAGAAGATGGAGTGCATTATGTAGATCCCAAAGACTCTATTAAATTCACAAGTCCTGAATATTATAAAAAGCTGAAAATGCAAAGAAGCAATGCATTAGAATTAAAACCTTTTAGCTATTAA
- a CDS encoding TonB-dependent receptor: MSVHLHSQTVQFSGKVLDQYGNPITNGSIMLLSIKDSSIIDYQLLGKEGSYNFTYNRDGDSILLEFKNINYATFYKAFLSLNQKIDIHPILQKNELKTLIVKSPPIVAKKDTLAYDVSSFASKSDRTLSDVLKKMPGIQVDESGRIRFQGIPINKFYVEGSDLMQGRYNIITNAMPQLDVSKVEVYQQHQPIKMLDGKIPSFQPALNIKLKKGISVSGKADVGIGVSPFLWNVKATPMLFTKPLQAVLDIQANNNGENLMQNLQSFTVIGGYEGNEIQKPIQPSIFSYKVSVPSQINQNRYLRNNTQSTSINILKKLKKDYEINFNAFYLHDRSVENGEEQVRVISINAPIAYTRQSNSKIYTSHWDNKITLTKNTNTFYLKENLNYQINANTDKVNALFDALPNYQNLNSPSYAFENSLSILIPLDKKARKMLNIKSFLQASNEKQYYQIDSIQNLTFPDSIVTHSNNFEQFLKHQQFETIHTLSLPLNYGKFTIVPSTEFTTKNEKDLSDLTTYDLNQTTDTYYNNHLRYNTTTVSTKLNINYEADEIKLSATLPYNYYNFKAYDIANQLNKNIHKSIFVPNVDLSYNLNNFWTYKFSYSKNYQFSEASDFMLAPIVNMLNLYSNSGNFSEIKTNNYSNTIQYNNPLHLLFANIIYDYTLQQNNLINTTDINQNGQSDNTNMMNQNNISSHSIATYFTKRFQYLKSSIKINTSNTHRSNFLFLNNELTKYIQQSNNYSLTLENTSLNWINFNYTLSYNYTRQAANNSNTYKIYNWKNKASIFLYPKENHQVQIQLNNSNYKRKGYPNQTNTFIDLSYLYQLKKKKIDLELKCQNLLNKNYYTEYNIQSIYANYLQYKLRERQIMATIRFYFRK, translated from the coding sequence ATGAGTGTACATCTGCATAGTCAAACGGTGCAATTCAGCGGCAAAGTATTAGATCAATATGGCAATCCTATAACTAATGGATCAATCATGCTTTTAAGCATAAAAGATAGTAGCATTATAGATTATCAATTATTAGGAAAAGAAGGAAGTTATAATTTTACCTATAACCGAGATGGAGATAGTATCCTATTAGAATTTAAAAACATTAATTACGCCACTTTTTATAAAGCTTTTTTGAGTTTAAATCAGAAAATAGATATTCATCCGATATTACAAAAAAATGAACTGAAGACTCTAATTGTAAAATCTCCACCTATTGTTGCAAAAAAAGACACTTTAGCCTATGACGTTTCTAGTTTTGCCTCCAAAAGTGATCGAACGCTTTCTGACGTATTGAAAAAAATGCCTGGAATACAAGTAGACGAGTCTGGTCGTATTCGATTTCAAGGAATACCTATTAATAAATTTTATGTGGAAGGATCAGATTTAATGCAAGGTAGATATAATATTATCACGAATGCTATGCCTCAACTTGACGTGTCCAAAGTAGAAGTATACCAACAACACCAGCCAATAAAAATGTTAGATGGAAAAATACCATCTTTCCAACCAGCACTGAATATCAAATTAAAAAAAGGAATTTCTGTATCCGGAAAAGCTGATGTAGGGATCGGAGTATCACCATTTCTTTGGAATGTAAAAGCAACGCCAATGCTTTTTACCAAACCATTACAAGCGGTACTAGATATTCAAGCCAATAATAATGGAGAAAATTTAATGCAAAATCTTCAATCATTTACAGTAATTGGAGGATATGAAGGTAACGAAATACAGAAACCCATTCAACCATCTATTTTTAGCTACAAAGTGAGCGTACCTTCACAAATCAATCAAAATCGATACCTAAGAAACAATACACAATCTACCTCCATCAATATTCTGAAAAAACTTAAAAAAGATTACGAAATTAACTTTAATGCATTTTATTTACATGATAGATCTGTAGAAAATGGAGAAGAACAAGTACGTGTAATTTCCATAAATGCACCTATTGCATATACAAGGCAAAGTAATAGTAAAATATATACGAGCCATTGGGATAATAAAATAACCCTAACTAAAAACACAAATACTTTTTATTTAAAAGAAAATTTAAATTACCAAATAAATGCTAACACAGACAAGGTAAACGCTTTATTTGACGCTTTGCCAAACTATCAAAATCTCAATTCACCCTCTTATGCTTTCGAAAACTCACTGAGCATATTGATTCCATTAGACAAAAAAGCGAGAAAAATGCTTAATATCAAATCCTTTCTACAAGCGTCCAATGAAAAACAATACTATCAAATTGATTCTATACAAAATTTAACTTTTCCAGATTCCATAGTTACACATTCTAACAATTTTGAGCAATTTCTAAAGCATCAGCAGTTTGAAACAATACATACATTGTCTCTACCTTTAAACTATGGAAAATTTACAATAGTTCCTTCAACGGAATTCACCACTAAAAATGAAAAAGACTTATCAGACTTGACAACTTACGATTTAAATCAAACTACAGATACATACTATAACAATCATTTGAGATACAATACAACTACAGTATCCACAAAGTTAAATATCAATTACGAGGCTGATGAAATAAAATTATCCGCAACATTGCCTTATAATTATTACAATTTTAAGGCGTATGATATTGCTAATCAATTGAATAAAAACATTCATAAATCCATTTTTGTACCGAATGTGGACTTGAGTTATAATTTAAACAACTTTTGGACATATAAATTCAGTTATTCAAAGAATTACCAATTCTCAGAAGCCTCTGATTTTATGTTAGCACCTATTGTAAATATGTTGAATTTGTATAGTAATTCTGGTAATTTTTCAGAAATAAAAACCAATAATTATAGCAATACAATTCAGTATAATAATCCTTTACATTTATTATTTGCAAATATAATTTACGATTATACGCTTCAACAAAATAACTTGATAAACACTACAGACATTAATCAAAATGGTCAAAGTGATAACACTAATATGATGAATCAAAATAACATTTCGAGTCATAGTATTGCTACATACTTTACAAAAAGATTTCAATATCTAAAATCATCTATCAAAATAAATACAAGTAATACGCATCGTTCTAACTTCTTGTTTCTGAATAACGAATTAACTAAATATATCCAGCAATCCAACAATTATAGTCTTACGCTCGAAAATACATCCTTAAATTGGATCAATTTCAATTATACATTAAGTTATAATTACACTAGACAAGCTGCAAATAATTCCAACACATATAAAATATACAATTGGAAAAATAAGGCAAGCATATTCCTATATCCGAAAGAAAATCATCAAGTACAAATACAACTTAACAATTCCAACTACAAAAGAAAAGGATATCCCAACCAAACTAATACCTTTATAGACTTATCCTATCTGTACCAGCTCAAAAAGAAAAAAATAGACTTAGAATTAAAATGCCAAAACCTGCTAAATAAAAATTATTACACAGAGTACAATATCCAATCGATCTATGCGAATTATCTTCAATATAAACTAAGAGAAAGACAAATAATGGCTACAATTAGATTTTATTTCAGAAAATAA
- the der gene encoding ribosome biogenesis GTPase Der produces MSYTVAIVGRPNVGKSTFFNRLLENRKAIVDDESGVTRDRQYGVTEWAGKSFNVIDTGGFVAGSTDIFESEIRKQVHLAIDEADAIIFMTDATTGITELDDAVLKLLRRSTKPVYLAVNKVDNSNRLLDATEFYSMGFEHTFFIASASGSGSGELLDAVTAPIPVENEELMEKERLENDIPKIAIIGQPNVGKSSLLNALTGQERTIVSNIAGTTRDTIHTKYNLFQKEFMLIDTAGIRKKSKDKDDLEFYSIIRAIKAMDEADICMLVLDAEKGITAQDINIFGLASRKGKGIVILVNKWDLVEKETNTARDYEAVLKKKIAPFSDVPIVFISATEKTRIFKGIETALQVFENKKKRIATSKLNDVMQKAIEAYHAPVVRGNAIKIKYVMQLPTFVTSFAFYANYPDDIKTPYRNYLENQLRKNFDFSGVPIRIFFRKK; encoded by the coding sequence ATGAGCTATACTGTAGCAATCGTAGGAAGGCCCAACGTGGGGAAAAGTACATTTTTTAATAGATTATTAGAAAATAGAAAAGCTATTGTAGATGATGAAAGTGGCGTAACTCGAGATCGTCAATACGGCGTAACAGAATGGGCTGGAAAATCATTTAACGTTATCGATACAGGCGGTTTTGTCGCAGGATCGACCGATATATTTGAATCTGAAATACGCAAACAAGTGCATTTGGCAATTGATGAAGCCGATGCTATCATCTTTATGACAGATGCGACGACTGGGATTACTGAGTTGGATGATGCTGTTTTGAAATTGTTGCGTAGATCGACTAAACCTGTTTATCTAGCGGTAAATAAAGTAGATAATAGTAATCGATTGTTGGATGCGACTGAGTTTTATAGTATGGGATTTGAACATACATTTTTCATTGCCTCAGCAAGTGGTAGTGGTAGTGGAGAATTGTTAGATGCAGTAACTGCTCCTATTCCTGTGGAGAATGAGGAATTGATGGAAAAGGAAAGACTTGAAAATGACATTCCTAAAATTGCCATTATCGGTCAACCAAACGTAGGAAAATCCTCTCTTTTAAATGCATTGACTGGACAGGAACGTACTATTGTAAGCAATATCGCAGGTACAACTAGAGATACCATTCATACAAAATATAATCTTTTCCAAAAAGAATTTATGCTTATCGATACTGCGGGTATTCGTAAGAAATCGAAGGATAAAGATGATTTAGAATTCTATTCTATCATTCGTGCGATTAAAGCCATGGATGAAGCGGATATTTGTATGTTGGTTTTGGATGCGGAAAAAGGAATTACCGCTCAGGATATCAATATTTTCGGATTGGCTTCTAGAAAAGGGAAAGGGATTGTTATATTGGTAAATAAATGGGATTTGGTGGAAAAAGAAACCAATACAGCAAGAGATTATGAAGCTGTATTGAAGAAAAAAATTGCCCCATTTTCTGATGTGCCAATCGTATTTATTTCAGCTACGGAAAAAACAAGGATTTTTAAGGGTATTGAAACCGCATTGCAAGTATTTGAAAATAAAAAGAAACGTATCGCTACAAGTAAGTTGAACGATGTGATGCAAAAAGCAATTGAAGCATATCACGCGCCAGTTGTACGCGGTAATGCGATTAAAATCAAATATGTAATGCAATTGCCGACATTTGTGACTTCGTTTGCATTTTATGCCAATTATCCAGATGATATCAAAACTCCATATCGCAATTATTTAGAAAATCAATTGAGAAAAAATTTCGATTTCAGTGGCGTTCCAATTCGTATTTTCTTTAGAAAAAAATAG